A single genomic interval of Mucilaginibacter boryungensis harbors:
- the argH gene encoding argininosuccinate lyase, producing MSKIWQKTTDVNALVENFTVGRDREFDQQMAAFDVLGSLAHTQMLQSIGLMSADDLQLVQQELKSIYADIAQNGFVIEDGVEDVHSQIELLLTRRIGEAGKKIHSGRSRNDQVLVDLKLFFRNELQQVVQEVKGLFDLLLSLSEKHKDVLLPGYTHLQIAMPSSFGLWFGAYAESLADDLELVLAAYKITNKNPLGSAAGYGSSFPLNRTMTTQLLGFGSLNHNVVYAQMGRGKTERIIAQALSAVAATIAKMAMDQCLYLSQNFAFVSYPENLTTGSSIMPHKKNPDVWEIMRGKCNRLQALPTDVAMMTTNLPSGYHREMQLLKELLFPAFAELKQCLHMANFMLQHITVKTDILNDPKYAYLFSVEVVNQMVLDGTPFRDAYKQVGLDIEQGNFNPDKKVTHTHEGSVGNLHNEQIAEAMDALLQQFKFHEVEEAVAALVK from the coding sequence ATGAGCAAGATCTGGCAAAAAACAACCGACGTTAACGCACTGGTAGAAAACTTTACCGTGGGGCGCGACCGTGAGTTTGACCAGCAAATGGCAGCCTTTGATGTACTGGGTTCATTAGCGCATACGCAAATGCTGCAAAGCATTGGATTAATGAGCGCCGATGACTTGCAACTGGTTCAGCAGGAACTGAAAAGCATTTATGCTGATATTGCTCAAAACGGCTTTGTGATTGAGGATGGTGTAGAAGATGTGCACTCGCAAATTGAATTGCTGCTTACCCGACGCATTGGCGAGGCCGGCAAAAAAATACACAGCGGCCGCTCGCGTAACGATCAGGTTTTGGTAGACCTGAAATTATTCTTCCGTAACGAATTACAACAGGTAGTACAGGAAGTAAAAGGCCTGTTCGATCTGTTATTAAGCCTGAGTGAAAAACACAAGGATGTGTTGCTACCGGGCTACACCCATTTGCAGATAGCCATGCCGTCATCGTTCGGGCTATGGTTTGGCGCTTATGCGGAAAGCCTGGCCGATGATCTGGAACTGGTGTTGGCCGCTTATAAAATCACCAACAAAAACCCTTTAGGCTCGGCAGCCGGTTATGGTTCATCATTCCCTTTAAACCGCACCATGACCACCCAACTACTGGGTTTTGGCAGCCTGAACCACAATGTGGTTTACGCGCAAATGGGGCGTGGTAAAACCGAGCGGATCATTGCGCAGGCGCTATCGGCTGTAGCTGCAACCATAGCTAAAATGGCTATGGACCAGTGCTTATACCTGAGCCAAAATTTTGCCTTTGTAAGCTACCCCGAAAACCTGACCACCGGCAGCAGTATTATGCCGCACAAAAAGAACCCCGATGTTTGGGAAATTATGCGCGGTAAATGTAACCGCCTTCAGGCCCTGCCAACCGACGTTGCCATGATGACCACCAATCTGCCATCGGGCTATCACCGGGAAATGCAATTGCTGAAAGAATTGTTATTCCCCGCTTTTGCCGAATTGAAACAATGCCTGCACATGGCTAATTTTATGTTGCAGCATATTACCGTGAAAACCGATATCCTAAACGATCCTAAATACGCTTACCTGTTTAGCGTAGAAGTAGTAAATCAAATGGTATTGGATGGCACGCCCTTCCGCGATGCTTATAAGCAGGTAGGGCTGGATATTGAACAAGGTAACTTCAATCCCGATAAAAAGGTAACACACACGCATGAAGGCAGCGTAGGCAACCTGCACAATGAACAGATAGCAGAAGCGATGGATGCCTTATTACAGCAATTTAAATTTCACGAGGTGGAAGAAGCGGTAGCCGCTTTAGTGAAATAA
- a CDS encoding ABC-F family ATP-binding cassette domain-containing protein — protein MIAINNLTFEIGARALYDEANWHIKPGEKIGLIGANGTGKTTLLKMIVGEYKPTSGTISMAKDLTMGYLNQDLLSYSSDKNIVHVAMEAFERQNQLHDEIEALLQKLETDYSEDLLHKLSDKQHEFELLDGYNIEYKAHEILAGLGFSEADCHRKLSTFSGGWRMRVMLAKILLQAPDILLLDEPTNHLDLPSIQWLEDYLKAFSGAIIIVSHDRWFLDKVINRTVESRKGKLNVYAGNYTFYLEEKALRAEIQRGEFKNQQSKIKQEERLIERFRAKASKAKMAQSRIKMLDKMERVDDVDDDNPEVNFSFKFSKQSGRHVVMLEHITKKYPTIDILNDAEAVIEKGDKIALIGANGKGKSTLLRIVAGADKDFTGKAIVGHNVTQTFFAQHQLESLHLENQILQELQAFAPKHTDTELRSILGSFLFTGDDVFKKIKVLSGGEKSRVALAKALTADANFLVLDEPTNHLDMASVNILIQALQQYEGTVIVVSHDRYFLDNIANKIWFIEDQKIKQYPGTYQEYEEWAAKRKLEPKAALPAPQPKKEEKKPEPVKQQPTENKYQQLKKLNQDLSKMEEQISALETEVKQLEGKLADSGIYNDANKLKETKSAYQAKQGELKSLQAKWETLAEQIMEMEA, from the coding sequence ATGATCGCTATAAATAATCTTACGTTCGAGATAGGTGCAAGGGCATTGTATGATGAGGCTAACTGGCATATTAAACCTGGTGAAAAGATAGGCCTGATTGGGGCTAACGGTACCGGCAAAACCACTCTTTTAAAAATGATCGTAGGCGAATACAAGCCTACTTCGGGTACCATATCTATGGCTAAGGATTTAACCATGGGGTATCTTAACCAGGACCTGCTCTCCTACTCATCTGATAAAAACATTGTACACGTAGCTATGGAGGCTTTTGAGCGTCAGAACCAGTTACATGATGAGATAGAGGCTTTACTGCAAAAACTGGAAACCGATTATAGCGAAGACCTTTTACATAAACTAAGCGATAAGCAGCACGAATTTGAACTGCTTGACGGCTATAATATTGAATACAAAGCTCACGAAATTTTAGCCGGTTTAGGCTTTAGCGAGGCCGATTGCCATCGCAAGCTCAGTACCTTTTCAGGCGGTTGGCGTATGCGTGTAATGCTGGCTAAGATCCTGTTACAAGCCCCTGATATTTTGTTACTGGATGAGCCTACCAACCACCTTGACTTACCCTCTATCCAATGGCTGGAAGATTATCTGAAAGCTTTTAGCGGCGCTATTATCATCGTATCGCACGATAGATGGTTTTTGGATAAAGTAATTAACCGCACGGTTGAATCGCGTAAAGGTAAACTGAATGTTTATGCTGGCAATTACACTTTCTATTTAGAAGAAAAAGCGCTGCGTGCCGAAATACAACGCGGGGAGTTTAAAAACCAGCAGTCGAAAATAAAACAGGAAGAACGTTTGATCGAGCGTTTCCGGGCTAAGGCATCCAAAGCAAAAATGGCGCAATCGCGCATTAAAATGCTTGACAAAATGGAGCGCGTGGATGATGTGGATGATGATAATCCTGAAGTTAACTTTAGCTTCAAATTCAGCAAGCAATCCGGGCGTCACGTTGTGATGTTAGAGCATATCACCAAAAAATACCCCACTATCGATATTTTGAATGACGCCGAAGCCGTAATTGAAAAAGGCGACAAAATAGCTTTGATAGGCGCCAATGGTAAAGGTAAATCAACACTGTTGCGTATTGTAGCAGGCGCTGATAAGGATTTTACCGGTAAAGCCATTGTTGGCCATAACGTTACGCAAACATTCTTTGCGCAGCACCAGTTAGAATCGCTGCACCTGGAAAACCAGATATTGCAGGAATTGCAGGCCTTCGCGCCAAAGCATACCGATACCGAGTTACGCTCGATATTAGGCTCATTCCTGTTCACAGGTGATGATGTTTTCAAAAAGATCAAAGTGCTTTCGGGTGGCGAAAAATCGCGCGTGGCATTGGCGAAGGCACTAACTGCCGACGCAAACTTCCTGGTACTGGATGAGCCCACCAACCACCTGGATATGGCATCGGTTAACATCCTGATCCAAGCCTTGCAACAATATGAGGGTACGGTTATCGTAGTATCGCACGATCGATACTTCCTTGATAATATCGCTAACAAAATATGGTTTATTGAAGATCAGAAGATCAAACAATATCCGGGCACTTACCAGGAATACGAAGAATGGGCGGCAAAACGTAAGTTGGAACCCAAAGCTGCGCTACCTGCTCCCCAACCTAAAAAGGAAGAAAAGAAACCCGAACCGGTTAAGCAACAGCCCACTGAAAATAAATATCAACAGCTAAAAAAGCTGAATCAGGATCTTTCAAAAATGGAAGAGCAAATTTCTGCTTTGGAAACTGAGGTTAAACAATTGGAAGGAAAACTTGCTGACAGCGGCATCTACAACGATGCTAACAAGCTAAAGGAAACCAAAAGTGCTTATCAAGCAAAACAAGGCGAATTAAAATCGCTGCAAGCCAAATGGGAAACCCTGGCTGAGCAGATAATGGAGATGGAAGCGTAG
- a CDS encoding outer membrane beta-barrel protein — protein MKRLIFTALLSAAAMSVFAQSASTDSTTTKKGKYTFSFGTKALRDSSSKRRSKAPGFSMGLTFSRFDLGLTTLLDNGSFKLSPTNDFLSYRSWKTSNVGFDVFQAGYRFNSSFKIYMAGGFDWELIRLRKDITITRDPDQSALKYTNDAVHYSKDRFSSAYLRVPLMFDFRSKDNANGTKWHYVLGPEFGVLLTGRMKQISDEYGKQKMNYGYHFTKFRYGAVARVGHGDIGIFAKYYFNDMFDTAAQKGLKNVSFGFTVGF, from the coding sequence ATGAAACGTTTAATTTTTACCGCCTTACTTAGCGCGGCAGCTATGAGTGTGTTCGCTCAATCAGCTTCAACTGATAGTACAACTACAAAAAAAGGAAAATATACTTTCTCGTTTGGCACTAAAGCGTTGCGCGATAGTTCATCAAAAAGAAGATCGAAAGCGCCGGGATTTTCAATGGGATTGACCTTCTCAAGGTTTGATCTGGGTTTAACCACCCTGCTTGATAACGGCAGTTTTAAACTATCACCAACAAATGATTTCTTAAGCTACCGTTCGTGGAAAACTAGTAACGTGGGTTTCGATGTGTTCCAGGCTGGTTACCGCTTCAACAGCTCGTTTAAAATATATATGGCTGGTGGTTTCGATTGGGAACTGATCCGTTTACGTAAGGACATCACCATTACCCGCGATCCCGACCAAAGCGCCCTAAAGTATACTAATGATGCAGTACATTACAGCAAAGACCGCTTCTCATCTGCCTACTTACGTGTACCTTTAATGTTCGATTTTCGTTCGAAAGATAACGCCAACGGCACCAAATGGCATTATGTGTTAGGCCCTGAATTTGGGGTGCTGCTTACCGGCCGCATGAAACAGATCAGCGATGAATATGGCAAACAAAAAATGAACTATGGCTACCACTTCACCAAGTTCCGTTACGGCGCGGTAGCCCGTGTAGGCCATGGTGACATAGGCATATTTGCTAAGTACTACTTTAATGACATGTTTGATACCGCTGCTCAAAAAGGCCTGAAGAACGTATCATTCGGCTTCACTGTAGGTTTTTAA
- a CDS encoding metal-dependent hydrolase family protein codes for MRKAFLSLMICCISALQTIAQHASDNYTLLKPDRVFDGREMHNNWWVLVNGRHIMWVGEAANAKSPVSTKVIELKGTTLMPGMIEGHSHMFLHPYNETLWNDQVLVESRAERTARAVNHVKATLMAGFTSARDLGTEGAMYDDVGLKDAIEKGVIPGPRLMVATRAIVATGSYGPKGFNDQTEESIPKGAEEADGIDALTRVIRSQIGNGADVIKLYADYRWGLNNTSAATFTVDELKLAVHVAGSAGRYVVVHSGTEEGMRRSIAAGVRTIEHGDGGTPELFKQMKEKGIALCPTLNATESINTYHGWHKGTDPEPDAVRQKHKIFTDAMKAGVTICMGGDVGVFSHGDNSREMELMVEYGMKPLDVLRSATSVNAEVFGMKNLGEIKQGYLADLVAIDGNPAEDIKTLKNAKLVMKDGVIYKQP; via the coding sequence ATGAGAAAAGCCTTTTTATCGCTGATGATTTGCTGTATTTCTGCATTGCAAACAATAGCCCAGCACGCATCTGATAACTATACGCTTTTAAAGCCCGACCGTGTTTTCGACGGCAGGGAAATGCACAATAACTGGTGGGTGCTGGTAAATGGCAGGCATATTATGTGGGTTGGCGAGGCTGCAAACGCAAAGTCTCCGGTCTCGACAAAAGTGATAGAACTTAAAGGCACAACGCTAATGCCGGGAATGATAGAAGGCCATTCGCATATGTTCCTGCATCCCTACAATGAAACCTTGTGGAATGACCAGGTGTTGGTGGAAAGTCGCGCGGAACGCACGGCGAGGGCTGTAAACCACGTTAAAGCTACTTTAATGGCTGGTTTTACCTCGGCGCGTGATTTGGGTACCGAGGGCGCCATGTACGATGATGTGGGCTTAAAAGACGCTATTGAAAAAGGCGTTATTCCTGGACCGCGATTAATGGTGGCTACCCGGGCCATTGTGGCTACCGGCAGTTATGGCCCCAAAGGGTTTAACGATCAAACCGAAGAAAGCATCCCCAAAGGCGCTGAAGAAGCGGATGGTATTGATGCCCTGACACGGGTCATCCGCTCGCAAATTGGGAACGGTGCTGATGTAATTAAGCTTTACGCCGATTACCGTTGGGGTTTGAATAACACCTCTGCAGCCACATTTACGGTTGACGAATTAAAACTGGCGGTGCATGTAGCGGGCAGCGCAGGCAGATATGTAGTGGTGCATTCAGGTACCGAAGAAGGCATGCGCCGATCTATCGCTGCTGGCGTACGCACTATTGAACATGGCGATGGCGGCACACCTGAATTATTTAAACAGATGAAGGAAAAAGGCATAGCGCTTTGTCCTACATTAAACGCTACGGAATCAATTAACACCTACCACGGCTGGCATAAAGGCACCGACCCGGAGCCTGACGCTGTAAGACAAAAGCACAAAATATTTACCGATGCTATGAAAGCCGGCGTTACTATTTGTATGGGTGGCGATGTGGGGGTATTCAGTCATGGTGATAACAGCCGCGAAATGGAACTAATGGTAGAATATGGCATGAAACCACTTGATGTGCTACGCTCTGCAACATCTGTAAACGCGGAAGTGTTTGGCATGAAAAATCTTGGCGAAATAAAACAAGGTTATTTAGCCGACCTGGTAGCCATTGACGGTAACCCTGCCGAAGATATTAAAACATTGAAGAATGCAAAGTTAGTGATGAAGGATGGTGTGATATACAAGCAACCTTAA
- a CDS encoding SGNH/GDSL hydrolase family protein, with protein MIYKPFNYTRMNNTRRSFITNAAIGTLAALSIPELASSAFAEAKGKKVRLTENDIVLFQGDSITDSGRDKKKTEANNVACMGSGYALVAGSRLLVDHPEKKLQIYNKGISGNKVYQLADRWDEDCLSLKPNVLSIFVGVNDYWHTLNPKTPYTGTIETYRTDYKKLIDRTKAALPDVKLIICEPYAINGVKSVTDAWYPKFPEFQVAAREIAEQYGAAFVPFQTVVDKALKQAPGNYWSNDGVHPNMAGITLLAHAWLEAVKG; from the coding sequence ATGATCTATAAACCATTTAACTATACCAGAATGAACAACACCCGCCGCTCTTTTATTACCAATGCTGCAATAGGCACACTTGCCGCTCTGTCTATACCTGAACTTGCTTCATCAGCTTTTGCGGAAGCTAAAGGTAAAAAAGTAAGATTAACTGAAAATGACATTGTCCTTTTCCAAGGCGATTCCATTACCGACTCGGGCAGGGACAAAAAGAAAACCGAGGCTAATAACGTAGCCTGTATGGGCAGTGGTTACGCGCTGGTGGCCGGTTCGCGCTTACTGGTTGATCATCCTGAAAAAAAACTGCAGATATACAACAAAGGCATTAGCGGTAATAAAGTATACCAATTGGCCGACCGATGGGACGAGGATTGCCTGAGCCTGAAACCAAACGTACTTAGTATTTTTGTTGGCGTTAACGATTACTGGCACACACTTAACCCAAAAACTCCGTATACAGGCACCATTGAAACTTACCGAACTGATTATAAAAAACTGATCGACCGCACTAAAGCCGCATTGCCCGACGTGAAATTGATCATTTGCGAACCGTATGCCATTAACGGCGTAAAATCGGTTACCGATGCCTGGTACCCAAAATTTCCGGAGTTCCAGGTAGCGGCGCGTGAAATAGCCGAACAGTACGGCGCTGCTTTTGTACCCTTTCAAACTGTAGTTGATAAAGCCCTGAAACAAGCCCCCGGCAATTACTGGAGCAACGATGGCGTACACCCTAACATGGCTGGCATTACACTACTGGCGCATGCATGGCTGGAAGCGGTGAAGGGTTAG
- a CDS encoding ABC transporter ATP-binding protein has translation MTNVSFLQATAISKIYPGVQTAGLKPTDLTITPGKITAIIGASGSGKTTLLHMLFGLITPDSGTVYFKGERVWGPEEKLIPGHDAMKMVTQQTDDMNLFAKVYDNISILLPNTDLEAKRNKTEAVLQQLNMKRIETKRVADLSGGERQRVAIARALVTQPQVLLLDEPFNQVDTSFREGLQQDIRRVVRETGLTVIMVSHDPAEVLSMADELIVLKDGEILEHGDPKSLYQHPENLYTARLLTNCNVLSNAEAKLCGISTEKDNIVIYPEWASTTPSFTENHWTVKQILFKGFYEELVIAHDKLTLRVLNAHFGKYTEGDAVQLKVSKYLDY, from the coding sequence ATGACTAATGTTTCTTTTCTACAGGCAACTGCTATCAGTAAAATATATCCCGGCGTGCAAACGGCGGGTTTAAAACCAACCGACCTGACCATTACCCCGGGCAAAATCACGGCTATAATTGGGGCCAGCGGCAGCGGTAAAACTACTTTGCTGCATATGTTGTTCGGCTTAATTACCCCTGATAGTGGGACGGTATATTTTAAGGGCGAACGTGTTTGGGGGCCCGAAGAAAAACTGATACCGGGGCATGACGCCATGAAAATGGTAACCCAGCAAACCGATGATATGAACCTTTTTGCAAAGGTTTACGACAACATATCCATTCTGCTGCCCAATACAGACCTGGAGGCTAAGCGAAACAAAACCGAAGCTGTTTTACAACAGCTAAACATGAAGCGTATTGAAACCAAACGCGTAGCCGACTTAAGCGGGGGCGAGCGCCAGCGGGTAGCTATAGCCCGTGCCCTGGTTACCCAGCCACAGGTTTTGCTTTTGGATGAACCCTTTAACCAGGTAGATACTTCTTTTCGCGAGGGTTTGCAGCAGGATATCCGCAGGGTGGTAAGGGAAACCGGTTTAACTGTCATTATGGTTTCGCACGATCCCGCTGAAGTACTTTCTATGGCCGATGAACTGATTGTTTTAAAAGACGGGGAAATACTGGAGCACGGTGACCCTAAATCGTTATATCAACATCCTGAAAATTTATATACCGCGCGTTTACTTACCAATTGTAATGTATTGAGTAATGCCGAGGCAAAGCTTTGCGGTATCAGTACTGAAAAAGATAATATAGTGATCTATCCCGAGTGGGCATCCACTACGCCCAGCTTCACCGAGAACCACTGGACGGTTAAGCAAATACTATTTAAAGGGTTTTACGAGGAATTGGTGATAGCGCACGATAAACTAACACTCCGGGTGCTGAATGCCCATTTTGGAAAATATACCGAAGGCGATGCGGTACAATTAAAAGTTAGTAAGTATCTGGACTATTGA
- a CDS encoding RNA polymerase sigma factor codes for MFLKPKHITTDELISRSKAGDGKAQELLYKQFAGKMLAVCMRYATDRMEAEDMLQNGFIKMFQKLADYRGEGSFEGWVRRIMVHSSIEYYRKHHKMMQVVDIEESGYEQSVNPLAAENLDAKDLMALIQQLSPGYRMVFNLYALEGYSHREIAKIAGITEGASKSQLSRARSILKEQIEKMEGNRYEYAR; via the coding sequence ATGTTTTTAAAACCGAAACATATCACAACGGATGAATTGATCAGTCGCAGTAAAGCGGGGGATGGCAAGGCGCAGGAACTGTTGTATAAACAGTTTGCGGGAAAAATGCTTGCCGTTTGTATGCGCTACGCAACTGACCGGATGGAGGCAGAGGACATGCTGCAAAACGGGTTTATAAAGATGTTCCAAAAACTTGCGGATTACAGGGGAGAGGGATCATTCGAGGGATGGGTAAGACGAATAATGGTACATAGTTCGATTGAGTATTACCGCAAACACCACAAAATGATGCAGGTGGTTGATATAGAAGAATCGGGCTATGAACAATCTGTAAATCCTTTGGCAGCCGAAAATCTGGACGCGAAAGACCTGATGGCGCTGATACAGCAGCTATCACCGGGATACCGGATGGTGTTTAACCTGTATGCTTTGGAAGGTTATTCCCACAGGGAAATTGCTAAGATAGCAGGCATTACAGAAGGGGCGTCAAAGTCGCAACTGTCAAGGGCGCGCAGTATATTAAAAGAACAGATAGAAAAAATGGAGGGCAACCGCTATGAGTATGCAAGATAA